In a genomic window of Occallatibacter riparius:
- a CDS encoding alpha/beta hydrolase encodes MEQTATDTIVLIHGLWMTPLAWEHWVHRYEQRGFKVITPGYPGVQQGTAGVEALRRDPSPLADLGVREVFDHLADIVSGVNTKPILMGHSFGGTFVQMLLDAGYGTAGVSIDGAAVKGVFALPFSEVKATFPVLHNPANLHRAVPITEKDFHYAFTNNLSEQESKVVYDHYVVPVPARILFQGGFANFTPHAATTYNFANDDRAPLLFIAGGNDHILPPSVQYENFEKNVKHSEAITAYKLFPGRSHYTCGENGWEAVADLALDWALAPSAGELN; translated from the coding sequence ATGGAGCAAACAGCAACGGATACGATCGTCCTTATCCACGGGCTTTGGATGACCCCTTTGGCCTGGGAACATTGGGTTCATCGCTACGAACAACGGGGATTCAAGGTCATCACTCCCGGGTACCCGGGAGTCCAACAGGGAACTGCCGGGGTGGAAGCCCTCCGGCGTGACCCCTCCCCATTAGCAGACCTCGGCGTTCGTGAAGTGTTCGATCATTTGGCCGACATCGTTTCAGGAGTCAACACAAAGCCGATCCTGATGGGCCATTCCTTTGGAGGCACATTCGTCCAGATGCTTCTCGATGCCGGATATGGGACGGCGGGCGTCTCCATCGATGGCGCGGCCGTGAAGGGAGTCTTCGCGCTTCCATTTAGCGAGGTCAAGGCGACCTTCCCGGTACTGCACAATCCGGCGAATCTGCACCGCGCGGTTCCAATCACGGAGAAGGACTTCCACTACGCCTTCACCAACAACCTAAGCGAACAGGAATCGAAGGTTGTTTATGACCATTACGTCGTACCGGTGCCGGCACGAATCTTATTCCAGGGTGGATTCGCAAACTTCACGCCGCACGCAGCAACAACATATAACTTTGCCAACGATGATCGAGCTCCGTTGCTTTTCATTGCTGGAGGCAACGACCACATCCTGCCGCCATCCGTGCAATACGAGAACTTCGAGAAGAATGTCAAACACTCCGAAGCAATCACCGCCTACAAGCTTTTCCCTGGCCGCAGCCACTATACGTGCGGTGAGAATGGCTGGGAAGCGGTCGCGGACTTGGCGCTCGACTGGGCACTCGCGCCTTCAGCGGGCGAACTCAATTAG